One genomic segment of Carassius auratus strain Wakin chromosome 29, ASM336829v1, whole genome shotgun sequence includes these proteins:
- the LOC113048548 gene encoding V-type proton ATPase subunit E 1-like: MALSDADVQKQIKHMMAFIEQEANEKAEEIDAKAEEEFNIEKGRLVQTQRLKIMEYYEKKEKQIEQQKKIQMSNLMNQARLKVLKARDDMISDLLNDARQRLANVARDPSRYAVLMDGLVLQGFYQLLEPKVTIRCRKQDVGIVQASVQKNIPIYKAAVKDNLEVRINQDNFLSPEISGGIELYNADGKIKVSNTLESRLDLLAQQMMPEIRVALFGANQNRKFMD; encoded by the exons ATGGCGCTCAGCGATGCCGACGTCCAGAAGCAG ATCAAGCACATGATGGCTTTCATTGAGCAGGAGGCCAATGAAAAAGCAGAGGAGATTGATGCTaag GCAGAGGAGGAGTTCAACATTGAGAAAGGCCGGCTGGTCCAGACTCAGCGTCTGAAGATCATGGAGTATTATGAGAAGAAGGAGAAACAGATCGAACaacagaagaaaat TCAAATGTCCAACCTGATGAACCAGGCCAGACTGAAGGTCCTGAAGGCCCGCGATGACATGATTTCG gatttgttaAACGACGCACGTCAGCGACTAGCGAATGTTGCCAGAGATCCATCCAGATACGCTGTTTTGATGGACGGACTGGTCCTGCAG GGTTTTTATCAGCTCCTGGAACCCAAAGTGACCATCCGTTGCCGCAAACAGGACGTGGGCATAGTGCAG gCTTCTGTGCAGAAAAACATTCCCATCTACAAGGCAGCAGTGAAGGACAATCTTGAAGTGCGTATCAACCAGGATAACTTCCTCTCTCCAGAAAT CTCTGGTGGTATCGAGCTGTATAATGCTGATGGAAAGATCAAAGTGTCCAACACTCTGGAGAGCAGACTGGACCTCCTGGCACAGCAG ATGATGCCGGAAATCCGAGTCGCCCTGTTTGGTGCAAACCAGAACCGCAAGTTCATGGACTGA